One segment of Zonotrichia albicollis isolate bZonAlb1 chromosome 4, bZonAlb1.hap1, whole genome shotgun sequence DNA contains the following:
- the TMEM52B gene encoding transmembrane protein 52B: MHNSDMICFVVGSFVWLPHVRGEEGCLNTELCSGTEWNHLWYICFLSSLRVPSRCRLVLVLGGLLLLCGLVSVCVRCCLQCQQAGDEAGPRPYEVTVIAFDHDSTLQNTITSLHSVFGPAARRILAVAHSHSAAQGTPPVCAPDTPPVYEEALHMSRFTVAKAGHKVPDLEPVPEEKPQAPAEGKDAQPALPGH, encoded by the exons ATGCATAACTCAGACATGATCTGCTTTGTTGTAGGGAGTTTCGTATGG CTCCCCCACGTGAGAGGTGAGGAAGGCTGCCTTAACACTGAACT CTGTTCAGGTACAGAATGGAACCATCTGTGGTATATCTG CTTTCTGTCCTCATTGCGTGTGCCCTCCCGTTGcaggctggtgctggtgctcggggggctcctgctgctgtgtggcCTGGTCTCTGTGTGCGTCAGGTGCTGcctccagtgccagcaggcagggGACGAGGCAGGCCCCCGGCCCTACGAGGTCACCGTCATTGCCTTCGACCATGACAGCACCCTGCAGAACACCATCACCT CTCTCCACTCGGTGTTCGGGCCTGCTGCCAGGAGGATTTTAGCCGTGGCCCACTCGCACAGCGCTGCCCAGGGCACGCCGCCCGTCTGTGCCCCTGACACCCCTCCCGTGTATGAGGAAGCGCTGCACATGAGCAGGTTCACCGTGGCCAAGGCAGGCCACAAGGTGCCCGACCTGGAGCCGGTGCCGGAGGAAAAGCCGCAGGCGCCCGCCGAGGGCAAGGACGCCCAGCCAGCCCTCCCAGGACACTGA